The DNA region ATCTCGTCCGGGAGTTCCGGGCGTTGACCGGATACAGCCCCACCGAGGCCGGGAAACCGGCGGGGCTGGTTGTTCCGCCCTGTGCGTCGGCGCTTTCGTAAGCCTGCGACGGCGGCGGTAGGTTGCGGGCATGACCCAGATTCCGTCGCCTGCTGAGGCTGCCACGAGGATCACCGGACGCTCTGTCTCCGGGCAGAGAAGCCTCTCGGGCGGGGTGACCGAAGTGGTGCTGGACAGCGGTGACACCGTGGTCGTCAAACGGGGCCACGCCCGGAACGCGACACCCGCGGAGGCCGCGGGCCTGCGATGGCTGGGCGAGGCCGGTGCCGTGCGGGTGCCCGAAGTTCGTGGCCACGACGACGAGTGGCTGGTCACGGACCTCGTCGGCGGAGGACGGCCGACGCATCACGCGGCGGAGCGGCTGGGACGGGGGCTCGCGGCGCTGCACGCGGCGGGCGCGCCCGCGTTCGGCGCGGCGCCGCCGGAGGGGCCTGCCGACGCGTGGATCGGCCTGGCTCCGATGAAGAACACGCCGGGCGATGACTGGCCGAGGTGGTACGCCGAGTACCGGGTCCTGCCCTATGTCCGCCGCGCGGTCGACGAGGGCACGTTGACCACCGACGAGTCCGCCGTCATCGAGCGGGCCTGTGCGCGGCTCCCGGAGGTGGCCGAACCTCCGGCGCGCCTGCACGGCGACCTGTGGAACGGCAATGTGCTGTGGGGACCCGTCGAAGCCTCGCTCATCGATCCGGCGGCGCACGGCGGCCACCGTGAAACCGATCTCGCCATGCTGCAGTTGTTCGGCTGTCCGTTGCTCGACCGGGTGCTCGCCGCGTACCAGGAGGTCGCCCCGCTCGCCGACGGCTGGACCGACCGGATCGGCGCACACCAGCTGTTCCCGCTCCTGGTCCACACCGTCCTTTTCGGACGGTCCTACGCCGCGCAGGCGGTCGCGGCGGCGAAGGCCGTCGGCCGGTAGGTCACCGCGCGAGGCGGTCGAGCCATTCGGCGAGCATCGCGTGCTCGGCCGGGGTCAGCACGTCCCCGGGTTCCTTCTCCAGCGCGGCTTTGAGCGCGATCGCGCGGCTGGGGATGTCCGACGTCGTGTCCGCGCTGTCGGTGGTGATGGCCGCGATGACGTGCTCGCGCGCGGCGACGATCAGGTCCGGGTCGCGGTGCTCGGGCGGGCTGGCGAGGAACGAGAGGATCACGCCCATCCCGGTCGCGTGCACCAGCTGGGCGGCCTGTTCGACCGGGACGCGCAGCCTGCCGGCCTCGGCGATGCGTCCGACGATCCGGCGGAGGATCTCGTCCGCCTCCCGGCGCGCTTCGCGGACGCGGGGCTCGCCGTACATGAGCATGTAGAACGCGGGCTGTCGCAGCCCGAACTCGACATGCAGGTCCCAGCCTCGCCGCAGGTCGCCCACCGGGTCGTCGGTCTCGCCGAGGGCGTGCTTTCCCTCCAGATAGCTCTTGAAGCCGTACGTGGCGACGGCGTCGAGCAGGCCGTCCTTGTCGCCGAAGGTCCGGTAGAGCGTCGGCGCCTGTACTCCGGCGGCGGCGCTGACCGCACGCGTCGACAACGCCTCGCGCCCGCCCTCCCGCAGCAGCTCCGCGGCCGCGCGGATCAACCGGTCTTTCGTCGTCAACGTCATGTATCAACGATAACACTCAGCGGGTAGCAGTGGTTCGATATCGGTGATACGGTGATCTCGTTACCGATGGAAACACCTGATGGGAGCTCTTCATGGCACGCGTAGCGATCGTCACCGGCGGGTCCCGGGGCATCGGCAGGGAGTCCGCCGAGCGGCTGGCGTCCGACGGGTTCGCGGTCGTCGTCGTATACGGCGGCAACAAGGACGAGGCGCAGGCCGCGGTCGACGCGATCACGGCCGCCGGAGGCCAGGCGATCGCGGCCCAGGCCGACGTCGCCGACGAGCAGGCCGTCGCGGCCGTGTTCGACACCGCGGAGAAGACCTTCGGCGGGGTCGACGTCGTGGTCCACGCGGCGGGCATCATGTACCTCGCGCCGGTGGCGGAATTGGATCTCGATCGGCTGGACCGGTTGCACCGCACCAACATCCGCGGCACTTTCGTGGTCGATCAGCAGGCCGCGCGCCGTGTGCGCGACGGCGGCGCGATCATCAACTTCTCCACGTCGGTACTCGGCCTCGCCCTGCCGGGATACGCGGCCTATGCCGCCACGAAGGGTGCGGTCGAGGCCGTCACCCTGGTCCTCGCCCGCGAACTGCGCGGCCGCGACATCACCGTGAACGCGGTCGCCCCCGGCCCGACCGCCACGGCGTTGTTCCTCGACGGCAAGGACGAGGCGACCATCGCGAGCATGGCGGCACAGCCCCCGCTCGAACGCCTCGGCACCCCGTCCGACATCGCCGAGGTCGTCTCGTTCCTCGCCGGTCCGGCGCGGTGGGTCAACGGGCAGGTCCTTCGCGCCAACGGCGGCATCGTCTGACGCTTCGTAAGTGGTAAGGACGGTTAGAACCGTCCTTACCACTCACGAGGCTCGGTGTCGTCCACCCCGATCCCGCGAAGGTCGTCGGAGGTGAAGACAGCGTCCGCCCGCTCGCCGAGCAGGATGCCGAGCACCAGTTCCATCGTGTCGACGTAGGACTCCCACAACCTGTCCCGCAGGTCGTTGCTCCGGCTCATCGACGCGAGCACAGGTCCGTCCTGTCCGGCCCGCTCCAGGACCTTGACGAGCAAACCGCCTTCGAGGAAGCCCGATTCCTTCACTTCCAGATGCTTCCGGGCGGCGCTGGTGAACAGCATGAACAAGACCGAGCCGTCGGTCCTGCCGGAGATGCCGTCCCGGGTCAGTTCGAGACCGAAGAGGGACTCCAGCCCCTTGAGCAGTCGTTCCCGATAAGCCTTGAGGGCGTCGTTGAACTCGCACACGTCGTCGCTGAACCCGTGCGAGTACTCAGGCTGGGCCGCGAGGTACGCGAGAGCGAACGCACGGCGGTCATAGCGCTTGGTCATGGGCGAACGGTAGTGAAGAAGAGGGCGGGCCCGCCAACGAGATACGAGCCCGCCCGATCCTTTGTGGACAGAAGATCAGACGACGGTGCCTTCGGCGTCGTCGTCCGAGTCGGTCTCCTCGATCTTCCACTTCAGCTGGAACTCGACCTCTTCCTCGCCGTCGCCGCGTTCGTGCTCGATCGAGAACTGCGCGCGGGCGGGGACGCGGAACCGTTCCCCGGCGATCTGGATGCGGAACGAGGTCTCGGACTCGAGCGCGTCGGCGAGCCTGCGCAGTTTCGCGACGACGTCGGCGGTGGAGTAGACGCGTTCGACGTCTCGGGGAGCGGTTCCGGTCACGGTTTCCTCCAGAGGTACGACACCCCGGCCGGGTGTCCTGGCGTCATTCAATCGGGTGATCAACGGGAGCCGCGGGCGGGGTCACAGTGACCTGGCCAGGCGGAAGCCGACGTCGTCGACGCGGAAGGTCGGGTGACTGCGGCGCCGCACCGAGACCCGGCAGCTCCACTGCTCGTCGAACCAGCCCCCGCCCTTCAGGACCCGGTACTCGCCGTACACCTCGGCGTCGTAGACGTCCCAGCACCACTCCCAGACGTTGCCGAGCATGTCGTGCAGGCCCCACGCGTTGGGCGCCTTCCCGCCGACGTCGTGCACGGACTCCGCCGAGTTCCCGCGATACCAGGCGATCTCGTCGAGCGGTCCGTAGCGGGGACCGGTCGTGCCGGCGCGGCAGGCGTGTTCCCATTCCGCCTCGGTGGGCAGCCGGTAGCCGTTCGCGGACCGGTCCCAGGTCGAGGAAGCCGGCTCGTAGGCGGGATTCAGGCCCTCGCGTTCGGACAACGTGTTGCAGAACAGAAGGGCGTCCTGCCAGGAGACGTCGACGAGGGGAAGCCGGCCTGTCTCCCGGGTGACCGGGACCGGGGCGAGCCGGAAGGACGCGACATCGACGGTCCAGCTCCGCTGGGTCCGCCGGTCCGCCAGCGTCGCCCGGCCCGCCGGGACGGTGATCATCTCCATGGTCAGGCCGATGTTACCCATCCCCGCCGCAGCACGAGCGGAAGCGCGGCGACGGCGACCGCCGCGCTGATCCAGACGGCGTCCCGGTAGTCACCGGTCGCCTCCGTGACGAACCCCGCGAGCACCGGACCCACGAATGCCCCGACGTTGAACGCGACCGTCGCGAACGAACCGCCCAGGGCCGGGGCGCCGGGAGCCACGTGTATGACCCGCGCGATGAGGGCGGAACCGCAGCCGAACGACAGTCCACCTTGGACGGTCGCGAGGACGAACAACGCGATCGGCTGCGTGCCGGTCGCGGCCAGCGCCGCCCAGCCGACCGGCAGGGCGCACAACGCGAAGACCAGACCGCGCCGGAGTTCGCCGTTCCCCTTGCGGCCCGCCACCGTGACACCGAGGAACGCGCCGACACCGAACGCGGCCAGCAGACCGGAAACCGCTTCGGCGGGAAGGTGGGCGACGTCCGTCGCGATGATGGCGAGAAAGGCGAACGTCGTGAAGGTCGCGCCGTTGACCAACGCGCCGAGGAGCATCGCGTGCCGCACGGGTGGTGATTTCAGTTCGCGCAGTTCGCGCCCGATCGAGACTTCGGGCGGGCTCGCCGCGTCGGCCGGTGCCGAACGGAACACCAGTATCAGTGCGGGAAGGCAGAGCGCGGCGACCGCCCAGAACGCGGAACGCCAGCCCGCGAGATCACCCAGTACGGCGCCCGCGGGCACTCCGGCGACACAGGACAGCGTGATGCCCGCCAACAGGATCCCGGTCGCCCGCGCCTGTTTCCCTTGTGGTGCGAGGGCGACCGCGACCGGCATCGCCACGGCGAGGAATCCGGCGTTGACCACCGCCGCGACGACCCGGGTGCCGAACAACAGCGGGAAGCTCGTCGTGACGGCGCCGATGACGTGCACGACGACGAAGGCGGTCAGGAACCCGGCCAACGCTCGGCGCCGAGGCCAGCGCGCGCTGAGCAGGGCCATCGCGGGAGCGCCGACGATCATTCCGACGGCGTAGGCGGACGTCAGCGCGGCGGCCGCGCCCACCGGGACGGACAGCTCACCGGCGATCCCCGGCACGAGACCGGAGGCCATGAATTCCGAGGTGCCTTGCGCGAAAACGGCAAGGCCGAGGACATAGACGAACAGGGGCAACGGACGACTCCCAAGAAGAAAGTGAACAGGAGGAGCCGTGCGCTGGACAGGAGAGAACCCGGCCGGACGCACGGAACAGTGCTCCGGTCACCGGGAGGCGAGAGGACCTAACGGCAGGACACGACGACTCGCCGCCGGATGACCGGCGGCGGGGTTCTGTCCGACTCGGGGCTCGTCACGAGAGCGCACACTACACAGACGCCGCGCGACCGGTCCAACGGGTATTGCCGCCCACCGAAGAAAACGACGCCCGTTCCGCGCACCGGAACGCTTTCGTTGCCCACTCGAAAAAACCCGAGTAATGCGCTCTGACCTGCGGTTTTCGTGATTGTTTCGGTACTGGGAACCGAACTCGGATTCGGTTAACCTCGACTTCATGATTCCCACGGTCGTCTGGGGTACCGGCAACATCGGCCGTGCCTCCATCCGGGCCGTCGACGCGCATCCGGCGCTGGAACTCACCGGAGTGGTCGTGCACGATCCCGCGAAGGTCGGCCGCGACGCGGCCGCGCTCGCGGGGATCGACGACGAACTGGGCGTGGCGGCGACCGATGACATCGAAGCGGTTCTGGCGGCGGGTCCACGGGCGGTGGTGTACGCGGCGTCCGGTGACATCCGGCCCGCCGAAGCGCTGGCCGACATCGTCCGCGCGGTCCGGGCCGGGGCGGTGGTGGTGACGCCCGCGCTCTACGCGCTGTACGACCAGCGCAACGCGCCGGACGAACTGCGTGAGCCGGTGCTCGCGGCGATCGCGGAGGGTGGCGGTTCGCTGTTCGTCTCCGGGGTGGATCCGGGATGGGGCAACGACATCCTGCCGTTGCTGATCAGCGGGCTCGGCACCACCGTGGACGCGGTCCGCTGCCAGGAGATCTTCGACTACACCACCTACGACCAGCCTGATTCCGTCCGCTATCTGGTCGGGATGGGGCAGCCGATGGACTATCAGCCGCCGATGCTGGCCCCGTCGGTACCCACGATGGTGTGGGGCGGCCAGGTACGGCTCATCGCCCGCGGTCTCGGCGTCGAACTGGACGAGATCCGCGAGACACTGGACCGTCGCCCGCTGGAGGAGACCGTGACCACGCGGGCGATGGGCGAGTTCGAAGCGGGGACGCAGGGCGCCGTCCGGTTCGAAGTGCAGGGGATCGTGGACGGCGAACCCCGTATCGTCATCGAGCACGTCACCCGGATCCACGCCTCGTGCGCGCCGGACTGGCCGATGCCGCCCAGCGGCGACGGGGCGCACAAGGTGATCATCGAAGGCCGTCCCAGGATCGAGGTCTCGGTCGAGGCCACCGACGAGGGCGAGAACCGGTCGGCCGGCGGCAATGCGACCGCGGTCGGCAGGCTGGTCGGCGCCATCGACTGGCTCGTCGACGCGAAACCAGGTCTCTACGACGCACTCGACGTCCCGTTGCGACCGGCCACCGGCAAGCTCGGAAGGAGCGCGCGATGAACATCGACATTCCCGAGGGCAAGGACCCGATCGGCTACGTCTGGGGCGAGATGGTGCCCGGGATCGGTGTCGCGGCATCGAATCTCTCGCTCGCGGTGTACTCGCACACCACGCTGGGGCTGCGCGAGTTCGAGGCGGCCCGGCTGCGGATCGCGCAGATCAACGGCTGCGTCTTCTGCCTGGACTGGCGGACCGAACGCGACGGGGTGAAGGTCGAGGAGGAGTTCGCCGACGCGGTGACCGAGTGGCGCACCACGGACGCGTTCGACGAGCGGACCAGGCTGGCGGCCGAGTACGCCGAACGCTACGCGCTCGACCACCACGGTATCGACGACGAGTTCTGGAAGCGGATGGCCGAGCACTACAGCCAGAAGGAGATCGTCGAACTGAGCATGAGCATCGGGTCCTGGCTCGCCTTCGGACGGCTGAACCACGTTTTGGGCATCGACACCGTTTGCGTTCTTCCGAAACTTTGAACAATAGGCCGGGGTGGCGGCCCCGGCCTATTGTGGATCGTCGTCACAGATCGGTGGCGACGATCTTTTCGATGTTCCTTTCCGCGAGCGCGGTAATGGTGACGAACGGATTCACCGAGGTGTTTCCCGGGATCAACGCGCCGTCGATCACGTAAAGGCCCGGATATCCGTGGAGCCTGCCGTAATTGTCGGTCGCCTTGCCGAGCACCGCGCCGCCGAGCGGGTGGTAGGTGAGATGGTCGCCCCAGATCTTGTACGTGCCGAAGAGGTCGGTCCGGTAGATCGTGCCCTCCTTGGCGTTGATCTTGTCGAAGATCGTCTTCGCCATCTCGATCGACGGCTGTTTCCAAGCGGTCTGCCAGTTCAGGTCGACCTTGTTCGCGCCGGGGTTCCAGGAGAACGTCGCGCGGTGGGGGTTCTTGGTGATCGACAGGTAGAACGAGGCGTAGGTCTCGATGCCGGTCGGCAGCGGCGCGACCTCCGCGAACGCGCCACCCGCCGCCCAGTTGTCGATCCCCGCGGTCGGGATGGACGACTGCAGTGCTCCGGTGGCGTCCCACATGTGGTTCGCGCGGCCGCACATGACGTTCCCATTGTCGCCCCAGCCTTTTCCGACCTCGCCGCTGAGGTCGGGCAGCGCGCCGGTGGCCTTGAGCTTGACCAGTAGCTTGCTCGTGCCGACGCTTCCGGCCGCGAAGAACACCTTGTCCGCCGTGACCGCCTTCGTGGCCGTCACGGTGCCGCCGGTGTCGAGTTGCTCCATCGCCACGGTGTATCCGCCGCCGGACGCGGGCGTGACCGACGTGACGCGATGCAGGGCCGAGATCGTCACCCGGCCTGTCGCCTTGATCCGCGGGAGATAGGTCTGCTGCAACGACTTCTTGCCCGCGTTGTTGCCATAGAGGATCTCTCCGGCCAGCGCGGATCTCGGCACCGTGCCCGCCTGCTCCTTCTTCATGTAGTCCCAGTCGTACACGTCCGGGACGAACAGGAACGGGAAACCGGACCGCTGCGCGTGTTTCCGGCCGACCCGCGCGTACTGGTAGCACTCGGCGGTCTCGAACCAATCCGGGTCGATGGTGGCGACGCCGAGACCCGCGTTGGCGCGCGGGTAGTAGACGCCGTACATCTCGTCCGCGTCGACCGTGGGCAGGACCGACCCGAAGTTCTCGCGCTTCGGCGTGACGGCCATCCCGCCGTTCACCAGTGAGCCGCCACCGACGCCGCGGCCCTGGTAGACGGTGATACCACCGAACTCTTCGGCGTCGAGGATCCCGGTGTGGCGCGGGACGTCCTTGTCCAGCGGGAAGCCGAGGAAGTTGCTCAACGGCTGCTTGGTCCTCGTTCGCAGCCAGAAGGAGCGATAGTCGGGCTTGGTGGTGTTGGCGAAGATCTTGCCGTCCGTACCCGGGGTGTCCCATGCCATGCCGAGCTCGACGAGGTGGACGTCGACACCGGCTTCGGCGAGCCGGAGCGCGGCGACACAGCCGCCGTATCCGGAACCGATGACGAGTGCCGGGATTCGGGCGGCGTCGGCGATCGAACTTTTCGCGGAAGCGGTCCCGCCGAGGGCGGCGGCCCCCAAGATAGAACTGGTTCCTGTAATAAAGAGGCGGCGGGATAACTGTCCGGAAGCGCTTCTCCGCATGGTTTCGTCGCTCACGTGATCTTCCTCACCGTTGAGGGATTTAGAACAAGTTATACCTGCGTCTATACCGAGTGGCAATAAAGACGGCGGATAGGCCACTATGTACTGCTGTGGAGTCCACTCGAGTTGATCGCTGGCTGTGGGCCGTCCGGCTGACCAAGACGCGTCCGGACGCCGCAGCGGCGTGCCGTGGCGGCCATGTCCGCGTGAACGGCAAACCGGCCAAACCCGCGACCACGGTCGTGGCGGGTGACGAGGTCCGTGCGCGGGTTCACGACACGACGCGGATCCTGGAAGTGACGCGGGTGATCCAGAAGCGGGTGGGCGCCGCCGACGCCGCGACCTGTTTCATCGACCGGACGCCGGCGCCGCCGCCCGAGGCCGCCGTGCCGGTCGCGCGGCGGGAGCGCGGCGCGGGACGGCCGACCAAACGGGAACGCCGCGTGCTCGACCGGTTCCGTTCAGGAGAGCGCTGACCCGTTGGCGCACAAGGTGTCACCGAGCGCCGAGCGCGCGTAGAAGACCTCCCGGCCGGTGCGATGCCGGGTGATCAGGCCGTTGTCGTGCAAGACCTTCAGATGCTGGCTGACCGCACCGGGCGCCATCGACAGCCGTCGGCCCAGCGCGGTCGTCGTCACGCTGTCGGACAGGGCCACGAGGACGCGGGCCCGGGTCCGGCCGATCAAGGCGTCGAGAGCGCCGGTGGTCGGGACGACGTCGCGCGCCCACACGGTGGCGACCCCGGGAGCGGGGTAGACGAGGTTCGGCTGATACGGCTCGGCCATCACCGCGGTGTCGGGCCAGTGGAAGACGCTGGGGATCAGGATCAGGCCGTCCCCGCCGAGCGGCCCGCGGCGCTGCCACGCGCGGGTGCGCACCTTCAGCCGCCCGTCGTCCCAGGAGATGTTCGGATGCAGATCGTTGAACAGCGCTCCCGCCCCGTCACGGGCCAGCTGGCGTGAGCGGCGGAGGATCTCCGCTTCGAACAGGCCGCGGATCTGCGGCCAGAACCTGGCCAGCGCCGTGTCCCAGTAGAGCCGGAGTTCCTCGGCCGCCCGCGCGATCCCGGCGGCGGGGTCGGCGAGGAACCGCTGCACGACGTCGCTCGCCGCGGCGGGGACCCGGGAGGCCTCCGCGACGGCTTCGCCGAGATCGGCGCGGGTGATCTGGTCGAGCTCGGTGTCGATGTCGGGCACCGGGCTGGCCGGTGGCGGGGTCAGGAAATCCGCGAAGTAGGCGCCGAGCGGGACCAGCGCGAAGAGCAGGCGCAGGTCGAGTTCGCGCAGAAGCGGCCGGACGGCGTGGATCCACGGCAGGTGTACCGCGTGCCGACCGGGATCCTGGAGCAACCGCAGGCTCGCGATCGCCTCGGAAGCGGGGGAGAACGCGAAGCGCAGCCGGGCGAGGTCGCTGGAGGTGAAGTCGAACTCCGCCCACGAGGATTCAGGCACAACTGAAACGTTTATCGGCTCGGGAACCTCCGGTCAACGATGGACCGCATGATCACCCTCACCTCTCCGGCCGCCGGGCGGCTGTCGCTTCCGCGTCCGTTCTGGATGCTGTGGCTGGGTGTCCTCGTCAACCGTTCCGGTGCGATGGTGCAGCCGTTCCTGTCCGTCTACTTGACCCGTGTACAGGGCT from Amycolatopsis sp. EV170708-02-1 includes:
- a CDS encoding dihydrodipicolinate reductase translates to MIPTVVWGTGNIGRASIRAVDAHPALELTGVVVHDPAKVGRDAAALAGIDDELGVAATDDIEAVLAAGPRAVVYAASGDIRPAEALADIVRAVRAGAVVVTPALYALYDQRNAPDELREPVLAAIAEGGGSLFVSGVDPGWGNDILPLLISGLGTTVDAVRCQEIFDYTTYDQPDSVRYLVGMGQPMDYQPPMLAPSVPTMVWGGQVRLIARGLGVELDEIRETLDRRPLEETVTTRAMGEFEAGTQGAVRFEVQGIVDGEPRIVIEHVTRIHASCAPDWPMPPSGDGAHKVIIEGRPRIEVSVEATDEGENRSAGGNATAVGRLVGAIDWLVDAKPGLYDALDVPLRPATGKLGRSAR
- a CDS encoding SUMF1/EgtB/PvdO family nonheme iron enzyme, coding for MEMITVPAGRATLADRRTQRSWTVDVASFRLAPVPVTRETGRLPLVDVSWQDALLFCNTLSEREGLNPAYEPASSTWDRSANGYRLPTEAEWEHACRAGTTGPRYGPLDEIAWYRGNSAESVHDVGGKAPNAWGLHDMLGNVWEWCWDVYDAEVYGEYRVLKGGGWFDEQWSCRVSVRRRSHPTFRVDDVGFRLARSL
- a CDS encoding GMC oxidoreductase translates to MGAAALGGTASAKSSIADAARIPALVIGSGYGGCVAALRLAEAGVDVHLVELGMAWDTPGTDGKIFANTTKPDYRSFWLRTRTKQPLSNFLGFPLDKDVPRHTGILDAEEFGGITVYQGRGVGGGSLVNGGMAVTPKRENFGSVLPTVDADEMYGVYYPRANAGLGVATIDPDWFETAECYQYARVGRKHAQRSGFPFLFVPDVYDWDYMKKEQAGTVPRSALAGEILYGNNAGKKSLQQTYLPRIKATGRVTISALHRVTSVTPASGGGYTVAMEQLDTGGTVTATKAVTADKVFFAAGSVGTSKLLVKLKATGALPDLSGEVGKGWGDNGNVMCGRANHMWDATGALQSSIPTAGIDNWAAGGAFAEVAPLPTGIETYASFYLSITKNPHRATFSWNPGANKVDLNWQTAWKQPSIEMAKTIFDKINAKEGTIYRTDLFGTYKIWGDHLTYHPLGGAVLGKATDNYGRLHGYPGLYVIDGALIPGNTSVNPFVTITALAERNIEKIVATDL
- a CDS encoding carboxymuconolactone decarboxylase family protein, with product MNIDIPEGKDPIGYVWGEMVPGIGVAASNLSLAVYSHTTLGLREFEAARLRIAQINGCVFCLDWRTERDGVKVEEEFADAVTEWRTTDAFDERTRLAAEYAERYALDHHGIDDEFWKRMAEHYSQKEIVELSMSIGSWLAFGRLNHVLGIDTVCVLPKL
- a CDS encoding Cmx/CmrA family chloramphenicol efflux MFS transporter, producing MPLFVYVLGLAVFAQGTSEFMASGLVPGIAGELSVPVGAAAALTSAYAVGMIVGAPAMALLSARWPRRRALAGFLTAFVVVHVIGAVTTSFPLLFGTRVVAAVVNAGFLAVAMPVAVALAPQGKQARATGILLAGITLSCVAGVPAGAVLGDLAGWRSAFWAVAALCLPALILVFRSAPADAASPPEVSIGRELRELKSPPVRHAMLLGALVNGATFTTFAFLAIIATDVAHLPAEAVSGLLAAFGVGAFLGVTVAGRKGNGELRRGLVFALCALPVGWAALAATGTQPIALFVLATVQGGLSFGCGSALIARVIHVAPGAPALGGSFATVAFNVGAFVGPVLAGFVTEATGDYRDAVWISAAVAVAALPLVLRRGWVTSA
- a CDS encoding SDR family oxidoreductase, with the protein product MARVAIVTGGSRGIGRESAERLASDGFAVVVVYGGNKDEAQAAVDAITAAGGQAIAAQADVADEQAVAAVFDTAEKTFGGVDVVVHAAGIMYLAPVAELDLDRLDRLHRTNIRGTFVVDQQAARRVRDGGAIINFSTSVLGLALPGYAAYAATKGAVEAVTLVLARELRGRDITVNAVAPGPTATALFLDGKDEATIASMAAQPPLERLGTPSDIAEVVSFLAGPARWVNGQVLRANGGIV
- a CDS encoding RNA-binding S4 domain-containing protein, which translates into the protein MESTRVDRWLWAVRLTKTRPDAAAACRGGHVRVNGKPAKPATTVVAGDEVRARVHDTTRILEVTRVIQKRVGAADAATCFIDRTPAPPPEAAVPVARRERGAGRPTKRERRVLDRFRSGER
- a CDS encoding DUF5937 family protein, which encodes MPESSWAEFDFTSSDLARLRFAFSPASEAIASLRLLQDPGRHAVHLPWIHAVRPLLRELDLRLLFALVPLGAYFADFLTPPPASPVPDIDTELDQITRADLGEAVAEASRVPAAASDVVQRFLADPAAGIARAAEELRLYWDTALARFWPQIRGLFEAEILRRSRQLARDGAGALFNDLHPNISWDDGRLKVRTRAWQRRGPLGGDGLILIPSVFHWPDTAVMAEPYQPNLVYPAPGVATVWARDVVPTTGALDALIGRTRARVLVALSDSVTTTALGRRLSMAPGAVSQHLKVLHDNGLITRHRTGREVFYARSALGDTLCANGSALS
- a CDS encoding TetR/AcrR family transcriptional regulator, producing the protein MTLTTKDRLIRAAAELLREGGREALSTRAVSAAAGVQAPTLYRTFGDKDGLLDAVATYGFKSYLEGKHALGETDDPVGDLRRGWDLHVEFGLRQPAFYMLMYGEPRVREARREADEILRRIVGRIAEAGRLRVPVEQAAQLVHATGMGVILSFLASPPEHRDPDLIVAAREHVIAAITTDSADTTSDIPSRAIALKAALEKEPGDVLTPAEHAMLAEWLDRLAR
- a CDS encoding fructosamine kinase family protein — translated: MTQIPSPAEAATRITGRSVSGQRSLSGGVTEVVLDSGDTVVVKRGHARNATPAEAAGLRWLGEAGAVRVPEVRGHDDEWLVTDLVGGGRPTHHAAERLGRGLAALHAAGAPAFGAAPPEGPADAWIGLAPMKNTPGDDWPRWYAEYRVLPYVRRAVDEGTLTTDESAVIERACARLPEVAEPPARLHGDLWNGNVLWGPVEASLIDPAAHGGHRETDLAMLQLFGCPLLDRVLAAYQEVAPLADGWTDRIGAHQLFPLLVHTVLFGRSYAAQAVAAAKAVGR
- a CDS encoding amphi-Trp domain-containing protein, with amino-acid sequence MTGTAPRDVERVYSTADVVAKLRRLADALESETSFRIQIAGERFRVPARAQFSIEHERGDGEEEVEFQLKWKIEETDSDDDAEGTVV